One genomic region from Parerythrobacter aestuarii encodes:
- a CDS encoding VOC family protein, with protein MIGYVTLGTNDLEKNAPFYDAIAKAMGVGRMMEFDSFIAWGTMDGPAGVALTKPFDGKEASVGNGTMVALQVDGPDKVRELYDIALANGGSDEGEPGPRGDDGFYAAYFRDPDGNKLNAFCMTQAG; from the coding sequence ATGATCGGCTATGTCACACTCGGCACCAACGACCTCGAGAAGAATGCCCCGTTCTACGATGCCATTGCCAAGGCGATGGGCGTCGGGCGGATGATGGAGTTCGACAGCTTCATCGCCTGGGGCACCATGGATGGTCCCGCAGGTGTCGCGCTGACCAAGCCCTTCGACGGCAAGGAAGCAAGTGTCGGCAACGGCACCATGGTGGCGCTGCAGGTCGATGGACCAGACAAGGTCAGGGAACTCTACGATATCGCGCTCGCCAATGGCGGCAGCGACGAAGGTGAGCCCGGCCCGCGCGGTGACGACGGCTTTTACGCCGCCTATTTCCGCGACCCCGATGGCAACAAGCTCAATGCCTTCTGCATGACGCAGGCGGGCTGA